Within Acidimicrobiales bacterium, the genomic segment GCGCGTGCTCCCAAACGTCGACCTGGTCAACGCTTACGGGCTAACCGAAACCAGCTCGACCATCGCCGCGCTGACACCTCAGGACCACCGCGACTGCATCTCCAGCGACGACTCCGCGATCCGCAGGCGCCTCAGCTCGGTGGGGCGACCGCTGCCCACGATCGAGCTCGAAATACGCGATGCCGACGGGAAGCCGCTTGCGCCTGGCGAGAGAGGCGAGATCTACGTCAGGGGGGATCAGGTTGCCGGGGAGTACGCCACCGGCTCGGTCCTCGATCCCGATGGCTGGTTCCCGACCAAGGACGCGGGCTGGGTTGACGAAGGAGGATTCCTCTTCCTTGACGGAAGGCTCGACGACGTCATCGTCAGAGGCGCCGAGAACCTCTCGCCCGGCGAGATCGAAGACGTGCTTGGTGAACATCCCGCGGTCGCAGAAGCCGCCGTCGTCGGCGTCCCCGATCCACAATGGGGTGAAGCCGTCGCGGCCGCCGTCGTGTTCCATCCGGGAAGTACAGCGACCGTCGACGAGCTCAAGGGCTGGGTGCGCACCCGCTTGCGCTCGACGAAGACACCCGAGGTGATCCTGATTCGGGAACAGATGCCCTACAACGAGACAGGCAAGCTTCTCCGACGGGTGATCCGCGACGAGATCCGGCAGCTCCCCGCAAGCTGACCCCGCAAGCTGACCCCGCAAGCTGACTCCGGCCCGCTTTCAGGCCCGGTGGTGAACAACCTCTGGTGCCGCCGGAAACTAAAGATTTTCGCCGATGACGACGAGAGAATTCGAGGACCCGTACACGGGTTTCCGGCCCAGACAGCAGGTCGTTGTTGGGACGTACGGTTTTTATCTGTTTAGACTCTAAGTACACGGAAATGCAATCGTTGGCAGCGACGCTTGCTTAGGGGATTGGGACATGATCGACGCTCGTCAGGTCACTCATGTGATCCAAAACCAGTTCTCGCCGGAGCTCGAGAGTGTTGTCGCGGCGAGGCGCGCGGTCGTGGACGCAGCGACGGCTTGGCGTCTTCCCGAGAGAGTCATCGAAGACGCCGCCCTTGCCGTCTCCGAGCTGGTAACCAACGTCGTGTTTCACGCCGGCACCCCTGCCGGGCTGACCGTCAAGAGGCTCGGTTCGGGAGTGCGCATAGAGGTGCGCGACGGAAGCACCAAGCTTCCCAAGGTCACGGCAAACGATCCCGCCGACCTTCTCGAGACCCGCTCGATGACCGGCCGCGGGCTTGCCCTTGTCGCGGTGACGGCCGACCGGTGGGGGGTCGACCCCGACGGCGGCGGGAAGGTCGTCTGGGCGGAGGTCGGAACGAGCCGGAGAATGGTCAGCCCGCAGCCGGCGCCCGCTTACCCGCCGGCGCCCCATCCCCGAAGGATCGCGGCGGCCTCTCGGGCTGCAGGGGTCACCCAGGTCATCTCGGTCGCGCGCCAGGGCCGCCAGGTCCATCTGGTCGGGGTGCCCGTACGGCTGCTCGTCGAGTCGGTCCGCCAGCTCACCGATCTCCAGCGTGAGATGCAGGTGATGGGGCTCGGTCGCACGGCGCCCATGGAACTGCGCGACCTGGTCAAGGCGAGCCAGGACATCGAGTCCCATATAGGACATCTCCGCGAGACCGGCCTCGATGCCGCGCAAGCCGCACTGACGCGCGGGGAGGAGTACGTCGACGTCGACATGACCGTGCCGGACGACGCCGGCAAGTACTTCGACCGCCTGGCGACAGTCCTTAGCCGCGCGGCAAGCCGGCTTGCCCGCCGCTATCTGCTGACGCTGCCGGCCAGCCGTGAAGTCGTCGCGTACCGCCTGTGGTGGCGGGACGAGGTCCTCGCCCAGCTGGCCGGTCGTCCTCCCCGGCGCTGCCCGATCCCGGCTACAGCTGCAGGCTCTTGACCTGGAGGAACTCCTCCAGTCCGTACCTGCCGTACTCCCGGCCGACTCCGGACTGCTTGTAGCCACCGAACGGCGCGTTCGGGTTGAACGCTCCACCGTTGACCTCCACCTGCCCGGTGCGCAGGCGGCGGGCGATCGCCTCTGCGCGCTCCTGACTGCCGGCCCACACACCGCCGGCTAGACCGTACGGAGTCCCGTTGGCAATCTCGACGGCTTCGTCCTCGGAGTCGTAGGGCAGAATCGAAAGGACCGGCCCGAATATCTCCTCCTGGGCGATCGTCATGTCAGGCTTCACGTTCGAGAAGACCGTTGGCTTGACGAAGAAGCCCTGCTCCAGACCTTCCGGTTTGCCCGGGCCGCCGGCGACCACCTTGGCTCCCTCGTCGATGCCCTTCTGGATGTAGCCCTCGACCCGGTCCCACTGCGCCTGCGAGACCAGCGGACCCAGCTTCGAGCTCTCGGCGAAGGGGTCACCGACCGTCATCGCTTCGGCAGCCGAGGCTGCGATCTGCTCGGCTTCGGCGAGCTTCTCCCGCGGCACGAGCATCCGGGTGAGTGCCGAGCAGGTCTGCCCGGAGTTGAGGAAGGCTTTGCCCACCCCGTCCGATACCGCCTTCTTCAGATCGGCGTCGGAGAGGATCACGTTTGCGCTCTTGCCGCCCAGCTCCAGCGCCACCTTGGCGACGCGGGCTGACGCGAGCTCTGCAACGCGCCGCCCGGCGCGGGTCGAACCGGTGAACGACACCATGTCGACATCGGGGTGCGACGCGATCGCCTCCCCGACG encodes:
- a CDS encoding ATP-binding protein; amino-acid sequence: MIDARQVTHVIQNQFSPELESVVAARRAVVDAATAWRLPERVIEDAALAVSELVTNVVFHAGTPAGLTVKRLGSGVRIEVRDGSTKLPKVTANDPADLLETRSMTGRGLALVAVTADRWGVDPDGGGKVVWAEVGTSRRMVSPQPAPAYPPAPHPRRIAAASRAAGVTQVISVARQGRQVHLVGVPVRLLVESVRQLTDLQREMQVMGLGRTAPMELRDLVKASQDIESHIGHLRETGLDAAQAALTRGEEYVDVDMTVPDDAGKYFDRLATVLSRAASRLARRYLLTLPASREVVAYRLWWRDEVLAQLAGRPPRRCPIPATAAGS
- a CDS encoding aldehyde dehydrogenase family protein yields the protein MIVRDTIYIDGAWVPSSGKGTIDVINSTTEEVMGTIPDGSADDVNRAVAAAKKAFPAWAATSVEERAKYCSRIAEGIAPRMDEIATLVSQEVGMVKPLSLLVQAGLPFNSFNVIQSIVDEFPWEERIGNSLVVREPIGVVGCITPWNYPLHQIAAKVAFALAAGCTVVLKPSEVAPLNAFVLAEIINDTGLPAGVFNMVSGVGPVVGEAIASHPDVDMVSFTGSTRAGRRVAELASARVAKVALELGGKSANVILSDADLKKAVSDGVGKAFLNSGQTCSALTRMLVPREKLAEAEQIAASAAEAMTVGDPFAESSKLGPLVSQAQWDRVEGYIQKGIDEGAKVVAGGPGKPEGLEQGFFVKPTVFSNVKPDMTIAQEEIFGPVLSILPYDSEDEAVEIANGTPYGLAGGVWAGSQERAEAIARRLRTGQVEVNGGAFNPNAPFGGYKQSGVGREYGRYGLEEFLQVKSLQL